From Cyclopterus lumpus isolate fCycLum1 chromosome 4, fCycLum1.pri, whole genome shotgun sequence, a single genomic window includes:
- the fyco1a gene encoding FYVE and coiled-coil domain-containing protein 1 isoform X1, with amino-acid sequence MLSERVKYTTGCDPVTPGCQGESGVAMAAGTTVGESQLQRIIRDLHEAVAELAKEYRESGEPITDDSPNLHKFSYKLEYLLQFDQKDKTTFLGTKKDYWEYFTDCLAKLKGANDGIRFVKSITELKTSLGKGRAFIRYSLVHQRLADTLQQCLMNQRVTSDWYYARSPFLKPHLSVDIINHLYELNEVQFDVASRGHDLDASWPTFARRTLGSANSPGHMWKAPSRSSSINSLASTYSQQAHEFPSSPDYGQGLLSDLNESLPACNEDVGTIEDLRLELDQSELKQRELLHKVHQLGEEGAELRDVVVQLQRQLDVSLAAQEEQQGLQGDLKARQEREEALSREVEALRTGGKAMEAEQQLLQEKLSAAEGKNIEFLAKLDGVLNDKGQQAASYFDSAQKIHELLDRLKQAERGTMEAVAEVEEKKRLAERLEDELRVKEAAAKHEEAKLGALVTSTSEEKATLEAKVEEQCRAIDTLQGALTVREKEASNLQRQLQDLQETLEEKEKEVQEVKIRAHKDKDEMQKNAGGLKESLEAEVTALKEHLKRNEAEISSSCKTLQQLEAKNQSLITERGKLTTHLVELEGDVKEQVTKIEDYKKQCANLIEVNKKLITTAKRNEELKKELAENRTVLEAELAALRASEKQLRGQLDDTKMTVDEKERCLREENRKLDESLQRAIMAVKLSEATSKRQEHDNQSLREEQETVKAALSRMQADLKSVNGQIRDLEKNLGVSRKNEASLQEQLQAKEKNLAELLSSLKYLEAREKELEIAKADAEATCAKQTEVIERVTSDKRAVEKSQLERSAVRAKESQEVTGKLEGQLEVCMKEVSRLQAEILDLRVRVQRSEEERLKSQAQLDVTEAQRDELRTLTEHFKAQTEALNRRHVTELTECKKKEEALIELRDREVAAYAELSISAAAIREELSTLKAQNVKLASELRETRDGLHRANTEMAELGMTICKISAEKEEVREHWAGDAARIEELEKEVARREESMAGLQLENTKLREELTQKVKLPETIIELRGQLDKAKSQMKSAKDSNREEVEATKFQMSSESMNHRVQMKSVNEQLDKMKAQLQEESKNVSSLQAKVSELEVVNEKYLQLTGEKDAHITKTETSIRESESEIQQVRNEVASAKEAHSALQNVCDELKQKLNTTEADKQSQSLKMTAEIDDLSRTKVILEERLIELIRDKDALWQKSDALEFEQKLRAEERWWLVDKDATQCLGCEGHFTWWLRRHHCRLCGRIFCYYCSNNFVMTKHSGKKERCCRDCYTQHSVVVERFTKAELSPSDIQPPPPGAGPQPPPEPAPYTPTPRVTVSDPSYRPDDGVFDIITEAEVNGVYDSDTTSQTTAGSLEGEQDQRPPGALDIGSRDVTPDDPEDHVATVQDSEINLLKSGEVTMAVPLSIDDISQFGDGSREILIKSSCYSVITVAVGNCGPTISWTFSSEPKSIAFSVVYRESSDTHVEQSKVLIPLTRCNSHKETIQGQLKVRNPGLYTLVFDNSFSRFISKKVFYHLTMERPIIYDGSDFP; translated from the exons ATGTTGTCAGAGAGAGTTAAATATACG ACTGGATGTGACCCTGTGACCCCTGGTTGCCAGGGAGAGAGCGGTGTGGCCATGGCTGCTGGGACTACAGTCGGGGAGAGCCAACTCCAGAGGATTATCCGAGATCTGCATG AGGCTGTTGCAGAGCTTGCAAAGGAGTACAGGGAAAGTGGGGAGCCAATCACAGATGACAGTCCCAACCTGCACAAGTTCTCCTACAAACTGGAGTACCTGCTGCAG tttgacCAGAAGGATAAGACTACATTTCTTGGTACAAAGAAGGATTATTGGGAATACTTTACTGACTGCCTGGCGAAACTCAAAGGAGCCAATGATGGGATCCGCTTTGTCAAATCCATCACTGAG CTGAAGACATCTCTGGGGAAAGGACGAGCGTTCATCCGATATTCCCTCGTACATCAGCGACTGGCTGACACCCTGCAGCAGTGCCTGATGAACCAGAGAGTCACCAG TGACTGGTACTATGCAAGAAGCCCCTTCTTGAAGCCCCACCTTAGTGTTGACATAATCAATCACCTGTATGAACTCAATGAGGTCCAGTTTGATGTGGCCTCCAGGGGTCATGATCTGGATGCTTCCTGGCCCACATTTGCGAG GAGAACACTAGGAAGTGCCAATTCCCCTGGCCACATGTGGAAAGCACCCAGTCGCAGTTCCAGTATTAACAGTCTGGCCAGCACCTACTCCCAG CAAGCACACGAGTTCCCCTCCAGCCCTGACTACGGTCAGGGTCTGCTAAGTGACCTGAACGAGTCTCTGCCTGCCTGCAACGAGGATGTCGGCACAATTGAAGATCTTCGCCTGGAGCTGGACCAGTCAGAGCTGAAGCAGCGAGAGCTCCTACATAAGGTGCATCAGCTGGGAGAGGAAGGTGCTGAGCTCAGGGACGTAGTCGTGCAGCTCCAAAGGCAGCTGGATGTGTCACTGGCTGCCCAAGAGGAGCAACAGGGATTGCAGGGCGATCTCAAGGCTCggcaggaaagagaagaagcacTGTCCAGAGAGGTGGAAGCACTTAGGACTGGGGGAAAAGCCATGGAGGCTGAACAACAACTGCTTCAGGAAAAGTTGTCAGCTGCTGAGGGGAAGAACATAGAGTTCCTGGCCAAGTTGGACGGAGTTCTCAATGATAAGGGCCAGCAGGCCGCCAGTTACTTTGATTCAGCTCAAAAGATACACGAGTTGCTGGACAGATTGaaacaggcagagagagggacGATGGAAGCTGTAGCTGAGgtagaggagaagaagagactgGCGGAAAGGCTTGAGGATGAGCTGAGAGTCAAGGAGGCAGCTGCAAAGCATGAAGAAGCAAAACTCGGAGCATTAGTTACATCTACATCTGAGGAGAAGGCCACTTTGGAGGCGAAAGTGGAGGAACAGTGCAGAGCCATTGATACGCTGCAGGGGGCCTTGAcagtgagagagaaggaggcgagCAACCTACAAAGGCAACTGCAGGACCTTCAAGAAACTctagaggagaaggagaaagaggtgCAGGAGGTGAAGATAAGGGCACACAAAGATAAAGATGAAATGCAGAAGAATGCTGGTGGTTTAAAAGAGTCTTTAGAAGCAGAAGTCACTGCCCTTAAGGAGCATCTAAAGAGGAACGAGGCAGAGATTAGCTCCAGCTGCAAGACACTACAACAGCTAGAAGCCAAGAACCAAAGCCTGATCACAGAGAGGGGCAAACTGACCACTCACCTTGTTGAGCTGGAGGGTGATGTGAAAGAACAAGTCACCAAGATAGAGGACTACAAGAAGCAGTGCGCCAATCTAATTGAAGTAAACAAAAAACTGATAACCACGGCGAAGAGAAACGAGGAGCTAAAGAAGGAGTTGGCGGAAAACCGAACAGTGCTTGAAGCTGAACTAGCAGCTCTAAGAGCTTCTGAGAAACAGCTTCGCGGCCAGCTGGATGATACCAAGATGACAGTGGATGAAAAAGAGAGGTGCTTGCGTGAGGAGAACCGCAAGCTGGATGAGAGTCTGCAGCGAGCCATCATGGccgtaaagctctctgaggccaCGTCAAAGCGGCAGGAGCATGACAACCAGAGTCtgagggaggagcaggaaaCTGTGAAAGCAGCTCTTAGCCGCATGCAAGCTGACCTGAAGAGTGTTAACGGGCAGATCAGGGATTTGGAGAAGAACTTAGGAGTGTCACGCAAGAATGAAGCAAGccttcaagaacagcttcaagCCAAAGAGAAGAACCTTGCTGAGCTGTTGTCCAGCTTAAAATATCTTGAGGCCAGGGAGAAGGAGCTTGAGATTGCCAAAGCTGATGCAGAAGCAACTTGCGCTAAACAGACAGAGGTGATTGAAAGGGTTACCTCTGACAAGCGGGCGGTGGAGAAATCTCAGCTGGAGAGGAGCGCAGTCCGAGCAAAAGAGAGCCAGGAAGTGACAGGCAAACTTGAAGGCCAATTGGAGGTGTGCATGAAAGAAGTGTCTCGACTCCAGGCAGAGATCCTGGACCTCAGGGTGCGGGTCCAGAGGTCTGAGGAGGAAAGGCTCAAATCACAAGCACAGCTGGATGTGACGGAGGCCCAAAGAGATGAGCTCAGGACGCTGACCGAGCATTTTAAAGCCCAGACCGAGGCACTGAATCGAAGGCATGTAACAGAGCTTACGGAGTgcaagaagaaggaggaggctCTTATTGAACTGCGGGACAGAGAAGTAGCCGCCTACGCCGAGTTGTCTATCTCTGCGGCTGCCATCCGAGAAGAGCTTTCCACCCTCAAGGCACAAAATGTCAAGCTAGCCTCAGAGCTCCGCGAGACACGTGACGGTCTACACAGGGCAAACACGGAGATGGCAGAGCTTGGGATGACCATCTGTAAGATAAGTGCAGAAAAGGAGGAGGTTAGAGAGCATTGGGCAGGGGACGCTGCCAGGATTGAAGAACTGGAGAAAGAGGTGGCGCGACGAGAAGAGAGCATGGCAGGACTACAGCTGGAGAATACCAAACTAAGAGAGGAGCTGACACAGAAGGTGAAACTCCCAGAGACCATCATCGAGCTCCGGGGGCAACTGGACAAGGCCAAGAGCCAAATGAAGAGTGCCAAGGACTCTAAccgagaggaggtggaggccaccaagttCCAAATGAGCTCAGAGAGCATGAATCATCGAGTCCAGATGAAG AGTGTAAATGAGCAGCTGGACAAGATGAAAGCCCAGCTGCAGGAGGAGTCCAAGAATGTGTCCAGCCTGCAGGCCAAAGTGTCCGAACTAGAG GTTGTAAATGAGAAGTACTTGCAGCTAACTGGCGAGAAAGATGCTCACAtcacaaagacagaaacatCTATCCGTGAGAGTGAGAGCGAGATTCAGCAAGTGAGAAATGAAGTCGCCAG TGCTAAAGAAGCCCACTCAGCTTTGCAAAATGTCTGCGATGAATTGAAGCAGAAACTCAACACAACAGAAGCTGACAAACAAAGCCAGAGCCTGAAGATGACTGCAGAGATCGATGACCTCAGCAGAACCAAAGTCATCCTCGAAGAGCGGCTCATCGAGCTTATAAG GGACAAAGATGCTCTTTGGCAGAAGTCAGACGCTCTGGAGTTTGAGCAGAAACTACGAGCAGAGGAGCGCTGGTGGTTAGTCGATAAGGATGCCACGCAGTGCCTCGGCTGCGAGGGACACTTCACCTGGTGGCTGCGCAGACATCACTGCAG GCTTTGTGGCCGCATCTTCTGCTACTACTGCAGCAACAACTTTGTGATGACCAAGCACAGTGGGAAGAAGGAGCGCTGCTGCAGAGACTGTTACACCCAAcacagtgtggtggtggagcggTTCACAAAGGCAGAGCTGAGTCCCTCAGACATTCAGCCTCCTCCACCGGGAGCTGGACCTCAGCCaccacctgaaccagccccgtATACACCCACTCCAAGGGTAACAG TTTCAGACCCCAGCTACAGACCTGACGATGGAGTTTTTGACATAATCACAGAGGCGGAAGTGAATGGTGTCTACGACAGTGACACCACCTCCCAGACCACAGCAGGCTCCCTGGAGGGAGAACAAGACCAGCGGCCTCCAGGAGCACTGGATat AGGCTCCAGAGATGTGACCCCTGATGACCCTGAAGATCATGTTGCCACTGTACAGGATTCAGAAATCAACCTTCTCAAATCAGGAGAAGTCAC GATGGCTGTCCCGCTCAGCATTGACGATATCTCTCAGTTTGGCGACGGCTCCAGGGAAATTCTCATCAAGTCCAGCTGTTACAGTGTGATAACGGTCGCCGTGGGCAACTGTGGGCCAACCATCAGCTGGACGTTTTCCTCAGAGCCTAAGAGCATCGCCTTTAGTGTGGTGTACAGGGAATCCAGCGACACTCATGTGGAGCAGTCAAAG GTCCTGATTCCTTTAACGCGCTGCAATTCCCATAAAGAGACAATTCAGGGACAGCTGAAAGTCCGAAACCCCGGCCTCTACACGCTCGTCTTCGACAACTCCTTCTCacg GTTTATCTCCAAGAAAGTCTTCTACCATCTGACCATGGAGAGGCCCATAATCTATGATGGCAGCGACTTTCCCTGA